In Burkholderia savannae, one genomic interval encodes:
- the hisC gene encoding histidinol-phosphate transaminase has product MTTPEDIIRRDVLAMTSYPVPDATGFVKLDAMENPYSLPAPLAAELGERLAHVALNRYPAPRPAALIDKLRAAMGVPAACDVLLGNGSDEIISMLAMACAKPGAKVLAPLPGFVMYELSAKFAQLEFVGVPLAADLTLDVDAMLAAIAEHRPALVYLAYPNNPTGTLYPDEDIERIIAAASASLVVIDEAYQPFAQRSWLPRAAAFDNVVVMRTMSKLGLAGIRLGYLVGLPAWLAQFDKVRPPYNVNVLTQAAAEFLLERLDVLDAQAAQLRDARAALAHAIGALPGATVFPSAGNFLLVRVPDAAAVFDVLLTERVLIKNVSKMHPLLANCVRVTVGSPEENARLLAALKLALP; this is encoded by the coding sequence ATGACTACGCCAGAAGACATCATCCGCCGCGACGTGCTCGCGATGACGAGCTACCCGGTGCCGGACGCCACGGGCTTCGTGAAGCTCGACGCGATGGAGAACCCGTATTCGCTGCCCGCGCCGCTTGCGGCGGAGCTCGGCGAGCGGCTCGCGCACGTCGCGCTGAACCGCTATCCGGCGCCGCGTCCCGCCGCGCTGATCGACAAGCTGCGCGCGGCGATGGGCGTGCCCGCCGCGTGCGACGTGCTGCTCGGCAACGGTTCCGACGAGATCATCAGCATGCTCGCGATGGCGTGCGCGAAGCCGGGCGCGAAAGTGCTCGCGCCGCTGCCGGGCTTCGTGATGTACGAGCTGTCGGCGAAGTTCGCGCAGCTCGAGTTCGTCGGCGTGCCGCTCGCGGCGGATCTGACGCTCGACGTCGACGCGATGCTCGCGGCGATCGCCGAGCACCGGCCGGCGCTCGTCTATCTCGCCTATCCGAACAACCCGACGGGCACGCTGTATCCGGACGAGGACATCGAGCGGATCATCGCGGCGGCGAGCGCGAGCCTCGTCGTGATCGACGAGGCTTACCAGCCGTTCGCGCAGCGCAGCTGGCTGCCGCGCGCGGCGGCGTTCGACAACGTCGTCGTGATGCGCACGATGTCGAAGCTCGGCCTCGCGGGCATTCGCCTCGGCTATCTGGTCGGGTTGCCCGCGTGGCTCGCGCAGTTCGACAAGGTGCGCCCGCCGTACAACGTGAACGTGCTGACGCAGGCGGCGGCCGAATTCCTGCTCGAGCGCCTCGACGTGCTCGACGCGCAGGCCGCGCAACTGCGCGACGCGCGCGCGGCGCTCGCGCACGCGATCGGTGCGCTGCCGGGCGCGACGGTGTTCCCGAGCGCGGGCAATTTCCTGCTCGTGCGGGTGCCGGACGCGGCCGCCGTGTTCGACGTACTTTTGACCGAGCGGGTGCTGATCAAAAACGTGAGTAAAATGCACCCATTGCTCGCCAATTGCGTGCGCGTAACGGTTGGGTCTCCCGAAGAAAACGCGCGCCTGCTGGCCGCATTGAAGTTGGCGCTGCCCTGA
- the hisD gene encoding histidinol dehydrogenase, translating into MAIKIRKLDSASEGFAAELRAVLAFEASEDEAIERSVAQILADVKARGDAAVLDYTNRFDRLNARSVAALELPQDALEAALEGLEPKRRAALEAAAARVRGYHEKQKIECGSHSWQYTEADGTVLGQKVTPLDRAGLYVPGGKAAYPSSVLMNAIPARVAGVGEIVMVVPTPDGVKNDLVLAAALLGGVDRVFTIGGAQAVAALAYGTATVPAVDKICGPGNAYVASAKRRVFGTVGIDMIAGPSEILVLCDGTTDPSWVAMDLFSQAEHDELAQSILLCPDDGFIERVEKAIDELLPTMPRRDVIRASLEGRGALVKVRDMAEACKIANDIAPEHLEISALEPQQWGKQIRHAGAIFLGRYTSESLGDYCAGPNHVLPTSRTARFSSPLGVYDFFKRSSVIEVSAEGAHTLGEIASELAYGEGLQAHAKSAEYRMKGAGDRQKG; encoded by the coding sequence ATGGCTATCAAGATTCGCAAACTCGATTCGGCAAGCGAAGGCTTCGCGGCCGAATTGCGCGCGGTGCTCGCGTTCGAGGCGAGCGAAGACGAAGCGATCGAGCGCTCGGTCGCGCAGATCCTCGCGGACGTGAAGGCGCGCGGCGACGCCGCGGTGCTCGACTACACGAACCGCTTCGACCGGCTGAACGCCCGGAGCGTCGCGGCGCTCGAGTTGCCGCAGGACGCGCTCGAGGCGGCGCTCGAGGGCCTCGAGCCGAAGCGCCGCGCGGCGCTCGAGGCGGCGGCCGCGCGCGTGCGCGGCTACCACGAGAAGCAGAAGATCGAATGCGGCAGCCATAGCTGGCAATACACGGAAGCCGACGGCACCGTGCTCGGCCAGAAGGTGACGCCGCTCGACCGCGCCGGCCTGTACGTGCCGGGCGGCAAGGCCGCGTACCCGTCGTCGGTGCTGATGAACGCGATTCCCGCGCGCGTCGCGGGCGTCGGCGAGATCGTGATGGTCGTGCCGACGCCGGACGGCGTGAAGAACGACCTCGTGCTCGCCGCGGCGCTGTTGGGCGGCGTCGACCGCGTGTTCACGATCGGCGGCGCGCAGGCGGTGGCCGCGCTCGCGTACGGCACGGCAACGGTGCCCGCCGTCGACAAGATCTGCGGCCCCGGCAACGCGTACGTCGCGTCGGCGAAGCGCCGCGTGTTCGGCACGGTCGGCATCGACATGATCGCCGGGCCGTCCGAGATCCTCGTGCTGTGCGACGGCACGACCGATCCGTCGTGGGTCGCGATGGACCTCTTCTCGCAGGCCGAGCACGACGAGCTCGCGCAATCGATCCTGCTGTGCCCGGACGACGGGTTCATCGAGCGCGTCGAGAAGGCGATCGACGAGCTGTTGCCGACGATGCCGCGCCGGGACGTGATCCGCGCGTCGCTCGAGGGCCGCGGCGCGCTTGTCAAGGTGCGCGACATGGCCGAGGCGTGCAAGATCGCCAACGACATCGCGCCCGAGCACCTCGAAATCTCCGCGCTCGAGCCGCAGCAATGGGGCAAGCAGATCCGCCATGCGGGCGCGATCTTTCTCGGCCGCTACACGAGCGAAAGCCTCGGCGACTACTGCGCGGGCCCGAACCACGTGCTGCCGACGTCGCGCACCGCGCGTTTCTCGTCGCCGCTCGGCGTCTACGATTTCTTCAAGCGCTCGAGCGTGATCGAAGTGAGCGCCGAAGGCGCGCACACGCTCGGCGAGATCGCATCGGAGCTCGCGTACGGCGAAGGATTGCAGGCGCACGCGAAGAGCGCCGAGTACCGGATGAAAGGGGCGGGCGACCGCCAGAAAGGCTAA